Proteins encoded in a region of the Bubalus bubalis isolate 160015118507 breed Murrah chromosome 9, NDDB_SH_1, whole genome shotgun sequence genome:
- the LOC112586854 gene encoding hepatitis A virus cellular receptor 1, which produces MHPWVAILGLLLLLTDGVTSYSQVTGRTGESVRLPCLYAGEITTACWGRGECSWWSCREDIIQTDGYKVTFQKDRRYQLRGYIGERNLTLTIENADPSDSGLYCCRIEKKGWFNDIKIIQELNIRDSSEEK; this is translated from the exons ATGCACCCTTGGGTAGCCATCCTGGGCCTCCTACTCCTTCTGACAG ATGGTGTAACCTCTTACTCTCAAGTGACTGGAAGAACCGGTGAGTCTGTCAGGCTACCCTGCTTATATGCTGGAGAAATCACAACCGCATGCTGGGGCCGAGGGGAATGTTCTTGGTGGAGCTGCAGAGAAGACATTATCCAGACTGATGGATACAAAGTCACTTTTCAGAAGGACAGACGTTATCAACTAAGAGGATATATTGGTGAAAGGAATTTGACCTTGACCATAGAGAATGCTGACCCATCTGACAGTGGCTTGTATTGCTGCCGTATTGAGAAAAAAGGGTGGTTCAATGATATAAAAATCATTCAAGAGTTGAATATAAGAG attcctcagaagAGAAGTAA